The DNA window ATGGGGCGGTGTTGTACTTCAGTGCTATTTTCCTCCCGCGCTCCCTCGGGGCGATCCGATCAGCAAAGCGGGAGCGCAGAATAAGACGTTCTCATGTGTCTCTGTGCCGGGAGGAACGGTATGCCCAACTTGCTGCGAGCAATGGCCATGGTGGTGACACTGTGTGCCGGTTGCCTGTCGGATCGGGCCTATCACAACGGCCTGGCCAGCACGTCCGCCACGCCGGTCGATACGGAGATGCACGGCAGGTATGTGCTGGCCCATGTCGAATTCGATGACCAGGGCTGGTTTCACGACGCGCGGCAGCGGCAGGCGTTGTTCGAGACGCTGCATGGGCTGAGGGCGCGGAACCAATCCATGCTGATCGTTACGTACACGCACGGCTGGAAGCACAATGCGGGTGAGAACGACACGAATCTGCGCGATTTTCGCAAGCTGCTCGCGGAGCTGGCGGCGATCGAGCGTCAACGGCGACCGAACGATACCCGTACCGTCGTGGGTGTTTATGTCGGCTGGCGCGGCGCCAGCGTGTCGGTGCCCTTCGTGGACAACCTCACGTTCTGGACACGCAAAGCCGCTGCCGAGCGCATAGGGCAGCGCTCCGTCAAGCAGCTCTTTTTCGAACTCAACCAGTTCCGCACGATCGCCAATGGCTGGGACATTCCCGACCAGTTGGCACGGGACGATGAAACGCAGCTGATTTTCGTCGGTCACAGCTTCGGTGGCCTGATTACCTATCACGCGCTGTATGCGGCAATTCTGGAACGCGGCCTGCAGGTCGACAAGTTGGGCCGGTACCGGCCGGCGAAAAGCGTTGGCGACTTTGTCTTGCTGGTCAATCCGGCGTTCGAAGGCGCGGACTATGAGCCGATCTGGCAGGCGGCCCGGTCGCGCGGCTGCTTCCCACCGGCCCAGAAGCCGGTCATGGCGATCATCACGTCCAGCGCGGATGCGGCGACGCGCGTGGCATTTCCCCTGGGCCGCCTGTACACGTACCTGCAATCGGCGCCCTTGCCTGGCGAGCGGGAAACCGTCCTGCACACAGTGGGGCATCTTGACCGCTACCGCACGCACCGCCTGGTCGACTTGCCTGTCGGGGAAACAGGGACAGCACCCGATGCCGCGGCGCCGCCCAACGTCGAACCCGTCACGAAAATTCTCGATTTGCAATTGGTGAAGACGGACAACGCCGTGCCCGCGCGCATGCCGTATCTGGTGATCCAGGCAGGGCCCGGGCTGATTGCCGATCACAGCGACTTCTGGAACGAGCGCTTCCGAAAGTTCTCCGTGCGTTTCATCACGACCCAGATCCTGTCACTGAAGATCAGGGGTGAGGCAGCACGAGCGCGGCCAGCGGGACCGCAACGTGACGATTGCCCCGGTTTTATCGGCAATGTTCCGGGATGACGGCGGTTACGGGTATCAACTGTAACGCTGAGTTCATGAACAGTGACCGCAGGATTCGTCATGGCTCCATGTGCGCAGCCTGCCTGCAGGCCCGGGTGCCTGCGCGTTCGAGCTCGCGCCTGATCGCTTGCGGTCAAGGTATCCGCTGACCTTTTGCCAAGCTTCGTTGCCAGATCGGCAGCCTCCTGCCGCTGAACTGTTGTTTTTTACTGCGCGGGCATCAAAGTCAATCGTCCCTCCCAACTGAGCGCGTAGATTAGCCTCATCAAATCGTTCTGGAGCGACACATGCGTCGACATCTCCTGCTCGGCGGATTGGCAATGCTGCAACTGGGCCTTGCCGGCGCCCAAACCACGTCCGTGACCGTTTATGGCAGCCTCGATGCGGGCCCGACACGCGTCTCAAATGTGCGCGGCCAGGGGGTCACGCTGGTCGACGACGGCGTGCTGCAGGCCGACCGCTTCGGCATCCGCGCGACCGAAGACCTGGGCGGCGGCATGCAAGCGATCGCCCAACTGGAAGGCGGCTTCGCCACCAGCACCGGCGTCCAGCCGCGCAACGGCGTGCTGTTCAACCGGCTGGCGTTTGTCGGCCTGTCGGGCCGCTATGGCACGCTGGCGCTGGGCCACCACAGCAACATGATGTTCGACGCCGTGGGCAAACTCAGCAACGGCGTCCTGTTTGGCAGCTTTTACGCGTTCCACCCGGGGAATTTCGACGAGACCGCCAATGTGGGCCAGATCGACAACGGCATCAAGTACACCAGCCGCGAAATCAATGGCATGACGGTGGGTGCCGTGTACGCGCTGGGCGAACAGCCGGGCGACTCTTCGCGCAACCGCGCGTGGGGCATCAATTTCACGTATGCCAGCGGCCCGCTGCGCGTCGGCGGCGCCTGGACCAGCGCCAACAACAAAGTGCTGAACATCGGCCA is part of the Pseudoduganella lutea genome and encodes:
- a CDS encoding porin: MRRHLLLGGLAMLQLGLAGAQTTSVTVYGSLDAGPTRVSNVRGQGVTLVDDGVLQADRFGIRATEDLGGGMQAIAQLEGGFATSTGVQPRNGVLFNRLAFVGLSGRYGTLALGHHSNMMFDAVGKLSNGVLFGSFYAFHPGNFDETANVGQIDNGIKYTSREINGMTVGAVYALGEQPGDSSRNRAWGINFTYASGPLRVGGAWTSANNKVLNIGQSLGLRSLLGQSLIGGTAGAPVFTPLQASNVRNTGLGVSYALDGVLLHAALVRSRLQALAGETTMSTPELGVNVRVGASASLNTSLSSSHMDGMRWNQAGVNYVYSLSRRTEVYAMAIMQRAHGDGAVAAINSLGYASGQRQNALRLGVHHLF